The following DNA comes from Paraburkholderia phytofirmans PsJN.
GCAAATATAGTCGACGTCGGCTTTCTTGTTCGCATTCGCGAATTCACCTTTTGCCCAGTCCCCCATGAATTGCATCCCACCCGATCCGTTGATGACCATCGCTGTCGCGAGATTCCAGTCGCGACCAGTCGAGCCTTTGTCGAAGTAACCCTGAATCTTCCGGGCAGTCTGGAACACCTGCAACATCTGCGGCGAAGTGAGTGTTTTCTGATCGAGGTCGATCATGGCCTTGCGATAGAAATCCGCGCCCTGAGATAGCACGACTGTCTCCCAGATGGTCATGTCTTGCCAAGGCTGGCCACCACGCGCGACGGGCGTAATGCCCGCAGCCCGGAACTTGTCGGCGAGCGCGAAGAACTCGGGCCATGTGGTCGGCGGCTTGCCGCCCACTTTATCGAGGGCGGCCTTGTTGATCCACAGCCAGTTGATTCGGTGCACCGAAAACGGCGCGGCCACGTAGTGGCCTTTTGACATCATCGTCTTGTTGATCTGCGCCGGAAGTTGGGCTTTCCAGTCGGTCGCGGACTTGTCGATATCGACCAGCACGCCTTGATCAGCCCAGTCCTGTATCAACGGCCCCTTGATCTGCGCAGCCGACGGTGCGTTGCCGGACATGACCTGGGTCTTCAACGCCGTCATGGCGGCCGCACCGGCTCCTCCGGCTACGGCGAAGTCTTTCCACTCGTAACCCTGTTTATCCATGTCGTCCTTAAGCACTCTGATCGCCTTCGATTCCCCGCCCGAGGTCCACCAGTGCAATACAGAAAGTGACTCGGCAGCACTTGCCACCTGTGCGCTCGTGGCGAGGGTCGATGCGACAATTGCAGCCGACATGAGTGTTCTTTTCATTGCTGTCTCCGTTAATTTTCTTTATGAATCACCAGGCAGGCGCACGCCACGATGGCGTGCGTGCACATTGCCCCTACAGATCGAAACCGAGCTGGGCTTTACCGAGGGGCGTCAGATCTTCGGCGGTTGCCCGTCCCACGAAGTCGACTTCGAAATGGTCGGCCGGGAAATCGGGCGGGCTCTTGCCTTCAAGGAAGCTTGGCAACTGGCGCTTGAGGTATTCGTCGTTCTTGGCACACGCGGGCGCCGACGCGATATACATCACGTTGCTGAAGCCCGCGCCGCGATGCGCGTCTTCGACTGCGTGGATCACGTCGCTGTGCCAGAACACGGTATCGCCCGCTTGCATGTGGGGAATCGATGAGAGCGCGTCGAAAAGCGGCGCATGAAATTCCGGCTTGATGGAGAGCGCGCGGCCTGGCATCGCGCCGCACAGGTCGTCGTCGGCGACATCGTCCTGAAGGGCGCGCAACAGGATATAAGCCATCGAATTCGCAATGGGCACGAGTTGCAATGTGCCGTCGCCGGGACCTTGCGGCGTCAGTGCGGTCCAGCCCTGAAACGTGCGGAACATCGAACATACGGCGGGCGACGCGATCTCTTCCACGTCGGGCCGGAACGCGGCATCGAACGGATCATAGCGACGCCAGTTGCCGTCGAACACATGCCGGTACACCTTGCGGAAATTCGCCTCGATCCACCGCTCGACCGAGCCGCCGTCGCAATGCGCGGACAAGCCCAATGACTCGGAACCAGGCGGCCGCCGACGCATCCGGTCGGCGTAAACCGGCACTCGCTCCGGATCGAAATGGACCCGGCCTTCGCTTTCATTGCTCCACAGCCGGTTCAGAAAGACGCGGGCCGCAGTCAGTGACGGCGCCTGGCGCGCGAGGACTTGCGGCTTAGACCAGTACACGCCGTAAATCTGTGGCTTGCTCGACGCGAGCTGGCCGAAGTATTTGTCCTCGGCGCGGTTCTGCAGACGCGTATCCAGGTCGTTGCGTTCGACGTAGTCCGCGATGTCGCGGTCCCACCTTTCGACCAGAGCGCGGTCGAACACATTGCGGATCACGCACGCCCCACGCGTTTTGACGAGTTCGATCTGCTCGGCGCTCACGCGCTGCTCCGCGATGTCGGAGAACTGGATTTCGGGGATCACGTTTTCGCCGCGATTGCGCTGCTCGGCGATTCTGCCGGCTTCGGCGCGAATCGCTTCATCGACCTCGGCGAAAACGTCACGATAGTTCGGAAGTCGTGCGCGAAGCTCCTGCTTGGCCTGCCGGATGGCTGCCGGCAAATCGTCGATGATGAGTGCCATGGTCGTCTCCTGGTGGGTTCTGATGTATCCGCAGGATAGGCTGATCGCACTCGTAAAAGTGATACCATCCAGACAATTTATTTGCGTCTTCTGCCATGAAACCAGCATACGAACACGTCGAATTTGGCGACGACTGCTCGGTCCGGGTTTACCATCGGCGCCTGCCGCGCATTCCGTTCGAATGGCACCATCATCCCGAGTACGAGCTGACCCTGACGCTGAACAGTCAGGGCAAGCGTTACATCGGAGATTCGATTGCGGACTATGTAGAGGACGACCTGGTTCTCGTGCCGCCGAATCTTCCTCACACGTGGGCGTCGAACCGCTCGATCGACGCGGCGTCCCCGCAGGTTGCCATCGTGATCTGGTTTGGCGGCGACTGGGCGCGGCGACTGGCGGATGTCTGCCCGGAATATGCGCCGTTGCGTAACCTGCTACGGCGGGCTGCGTGCGGGCTGGCATTCAGTCCGGACGTCGCCGCCGCCATGCACGGCCAGCTCGACGATCTGCTGTCCAACGCGCCGCGCGAACGCCTTGCGGTCGTGCTGAATGTTTTATGCGCGCTAGCGGAAGCACCCGGTGAGCCGCTCGCTTCGCCTGCCGCGTTTAGCGACCGGACAGAGGGTCCTTCAGGCCACGAACCGGAGCGTATCAACCGCGTGCTTTCGATGATCGATTTGCGCTTCGCCGAACCTCTGCGTCTATCCGAGTTGTGCGAGGCTGCGAACGTGTCGGAGCGTTCTCTTGCGCGCTACTTTGAGCAGCACATTGGAGAGAGCGTCGGGCGATATATCGCGCGGGTCAGAATTGGACATGCTTGCCGGATGCTCGCGCACACGTCCACGCCTGTTTCCGTGGTTGCAGCCCGGTCTGGATTTCCGAACGTCGCCAACTTCAACCGACAGTTCAAGGCGTTGAAAGAACTTACGCCCGCTGCGTACCGCAAACAGTTCGCGGCCGGCGCTATCGCCGAGACTGACACCGGCCCGCGCATCAACGAACGCTCATTTTCGTTGCAACGGAACCCGCGACTACCGAAATCCATTGCGTAACGCAGGCGGGCAGCCGGGCGTCGAAATATTCGCCAGAGAACTGCGCTACGGGATTCCCCTGGGTCGCTGCGGTAGGCTCTCACGCAAAGCAGAAAAGCCACGAGCGCGCGATATGCCTGCTATGGGCGAAA
Coding sequences within:
- a CDS encoding DUF1479 domain-containing protein; translation: MALIIDDLPAAIRQAKQELRARLPNYRDVFAEVDEAIRAEAGRIAEQRNRGENVIPEIQFSDIAEQRVSAEQIELVKTRGACVIRNVFDRALVERWDRDIADYVERNDLDTRLQNRAEDKYFGQLASSKPQIYGVYWSKPQVLARQAPSLTAARVFLNRLWSNESEGRVHFDPERVPVYADRMRRRPPGSESLGLSAHCDGGSVERWIEANFRKVYRHVFDGNWRRYDPFDAAFRPDVEEIASPAVCSMFRTFQGWTALTPQGPGDGTLQLVPIANSMAYILLRALQDDVADDDLCGAMPGRALSIKPEFHAPLFDALSSIPHMQAGDTVFWHSDVIHAVEDAHRGAGFSNVMYIASAPACAKNDEYLKRQLPSFLEGKSPPDFPADHFEVDFVGRATAEDLTPLGKAQLGFDL
- a CDS encoding ABC transporter substrate-binding protein, with product MSAAIVASTLATSAQVASAAESLSVLHWWTSGGESKAIRVLKDDMDKQGYEWKDFAVAGGAGAAAMTALKTQVMSGNAPSAAQIKGPLIQDWADQGVLVDIDKSATDWKAQLPAQINKTMMSKGHYVAAPFSVHRINWLWINKAALDKVGGKPPTTWPEFFALADKFRAAGITPVARGGQPWQDMTIWETVVLSQGADFYRKAMIDLDQKTLTSPQMLQVFQTARKIQGYFDKGSTGRDWNLATAMVINGSGGMQFMGDWAKGEFANANKKADVDYICAAAPGTSNAFTYTVDSFVFFQQNGKKEATLGQLALAKTIMSPAFQEQFSLYKGSIPVRQDVSMDKFDACAKKSYADEQTTIKSNTFFPSFAFGDVQSSATEGAITDVVTGFMNSNEDPQEAMRKVAAAAKVK
- a CDS encoding helix-turn-helix domain-containing protein, which encodes MKPAYEHVEFGDDCSVRVYHRRLPRIPFEWHHHPEYELTLTLNSQGKRYIGDSIADYVEDDLVLVPPNLPHTWASNRSIDAASPQVAIVIWFGGDWARRLADVCPEYAPLRNLLRRAACGLAFSPDVAAAMHGQLDDLLSNAPRERLAVVLNVLCALAEAPGEPLASPAAFSDRTEGPSGHEPERINRVLSMIDLRFAEPLRLSELCEAANVSERSLARYFEQHIGESVGRYIARVRIGHACRMLAHTSTPVSVVAARSGFPNVANFNRQFKALKELTPAAYRKQFAAGAIAETDTGPRINERSFSLQRNPRLPKSIA